One Pochonia chlamydosporia 170 chromosome 5, whole genome shotgun sequence DNA segment encodes these proteins:
- a CDS encoding zinc finger domain-containing protein (similar to Metarhizium robertsii ARSEF 23 XP_007816489.2), with the protein MTPESDTGSPLSMSPSLQGYDPRSIIRQLLEKYSKEELNRLVEEESCMSSSAHSRLPEGAFSQSILGSDREGIPHQATSLSHGAVAYQSYSAKPSRSLSSSTSSTQRSRRQSADRGTSVISMSQRLDYACGFCAEENIRKTCTRRNDLRRHIENFHNNNAVWFCQHPGCRMAYDWQTAYQNHLRTAHGRSHMNVDEAKVKLCPQTVFACGFENCTQVFEAANEDDTSATLKEYSGHIVKHFEEGSNGGRWTYSTRMRNLLRQAQVSAFWEKAWPEMERPQLQWEPQSSMAARKTLEAGHLENLPFLIRFIAMLGSNPGDLGKFEGKLDPPVRKRCPKAQFQRRLSHDAHAQSPQLVPERDMDQFKVSGSVGMGYGPPPYGNIQPGHHVPRSIEPFSADRTMDHNHSQSQGQNQSHNQGQGQCQFNDGAAASLHPLTPPQLFYHGAGSALYSPSSQMISTAMPPHQQSTGQYITVGQETESVVNPAVGFHGMAQVANIPSTMDIEMSNGGNGHTADTARVTNDRRGNWMSTYPQMGMHNTLPADGYDMSNPVTPEHSHMAGRYGSPAGSL; encoded by the exons ATGACTCCAGAGTCAGACACAGGAAGCCCtctgtccatgtcgccatctCTTCAAGGATATGACCCTCGATCAATAATCCGACAGCTCCTGGAAAAGTACAGCAAGGAGGAATTAAATCGTTTAGTTGAGGAGGAGTCATGCATGAGCTCTTCTG CACACAGCCGTTTGCCAGAAGGCGCCTTCTCCCAGTCTATTCTCGGTTCTGATAGAGAAGGTATACCGCACCAAGCCACTTCTCTCAGCCATGGAGCGGTAGCATATCAGAGCTACAGTGCAAAACCAAGCCGCTCGCTGTCAAGCAGCACATCATCAACGCAAAGGTCACGAAGACAGTCCGCCGATCGTGGGACGTCAGTCATCTCCATGTCCCAAAGGCTGGACTATGCTTGCGGTTTCTGCGCAGAGGAGAACATCAGAAAGACTTGTACTCGTCGAAATGACCTTCGACGACACATCGAGAACTTTCACAACAACAATGCCGTTTGGTTCTGCCAGCACCCAGGCTGTAGAATGGCGTATGACTGGCAAACAGCCTACCAGAACCATCTTCGAACGGCGCATGGCCGCTCTCACATGAACGTtgacgaggccaaggtcAAGCTGTGCCCCCAGACGGTATTTGCTTGTGGATTCGAAAACTGTACCCAGGTATTTGAAGCTGCCAACGAAGACGATACGTCAGCAACCCTCAAAGAGTACTCGGGTCACATTGTGAAGCATTTCGAGGAAGGTTCTAACGGCGGCCGCTGGACCTATTCTACCAGAATGCGCAACCTCTTGCGACAAGCCCAAGTTTCTGCCTTTTGGGAGAAGGCATGGCCAGAAATGGAGAGACCACAGCTACAATGGGAGCCCCAGTCAAGCATGGCTGCGAGAAAGACCCTGGAAGCAGGCCATCTCGAAAACTTGCCATTCTTGATTCGCTTCATCGCCATGCTGGGATCTAATCCTGGCGATCTGGGCAAGTTTGAAGGCAAGCTTGACCCCCCTGTCAGGAAGAGATGCCCCAAGGCCCAATTCCAGCGTAGGCTGTCTCATGACGCTCATGCACAAAGTCCCCAGCTTGTTCCCGAACGAGACATGGACCAGTTCAAGGTATCTGGAAGTGTTGGTATGGGATACGGACCACCACCGTATGGCAATATCCAGCCCGGACATCATGTTCCTCGCTCCATTGAGCCATTTAGTGCTGATCGCACCATGGaccacaaccacagccaaagccaaggccagaaccagagccataatcaaggccaaggccaatgTCAATTCAATGATGGCGCGGCAGCATCCTTGCACCCATTAACCCCACCGCAGTTGTTCTATCACGGTGCAGGTTCGGCATTGTATAGTCCATCTTCACAGATGATATCCACAGCTATGCCGCCACATCAACAATCTACGGGACAATACATTACCGTAGGACAGGAGACTGAGTCAGTTGTGAATCCCGCAGTGGGTTTCCACGGCATGGCCCAGGTGGCGAACATTCCCAGTACCATGGATATCGAGATGAGCAATGGCGGCAACGGACACACAGCAGACACGGCTCGGGTTACAAACGACCGGCGTGGAAACTGGATGAGCACCTATCCACAGATGGGTATGCACAATACACTGCCGGCAGACGGATATGACATGAGCAACCCAGTAACCCCAGAACACAGCCATATGGCTGGGCGCTATGGTTCGCCGGCAGGGTCGCTATAA